Proteins from a genomic interval of Pseudomonas asplenii:
- a CDS encoding xanthine dehydrogenase family protein molybdopterin-binding subunit: MSQSLNDFALSNLSRRGFLKGVGATGALVLAATWGMPDAFAEGEKKYGADGMPNGWVDDPKVYVSIDADGSVTVICNRSEMGQGVRTSLSMVVADELEADWALVKVRQAPGDEVRFGNQDTDGSRSMRHWYEPMRRCGASARTMLEQAAAQQWNVPASECRAQLHKVVHSPSGRELGYGALAAAAGALAVPARESLRLKQPSEFRYIGKESTRAIDGADIVNGRAVYGADIHFDKMVYATVARPQVYGGKLKSFDAAAALKVPGVLKVVEIEPRPLPSEFQPLGGVAVIASNTWAAIKGREALNIVWDDGDNASYDSIAYRQELEASSRQPGKVVRNTGDVDEALKSADSHFEAGYYLPHLSQSPMEPMVAIARFSDGQCEAWAPTQAPQVTRERIAERLGIGFDKVTVNVSLLGGGFGRKSKPDYVIEAAILAKAMPDTAVRVQWTREDDIHHSYFHTVSAEYLRASLNQDGTPSGWLHRTVAPSITALFAPNMNNEAAFELGMGFTNMAYNIPNVRLENPEAKVHTRVGWYRSVSNIPHGFAIQSFVDELAHKAGQDPLAYQLKLLGPDRQIDPRTLSEQWNYGESPERYPIDTGRMRTVLETAAKAAGWGRKLPKGRGLGLAVHYSFVTYVAAVIEVEVKDDGTLIVHKADIAVDCGPQVNPERIRSQFEGACVMGLGNAVLGEISFKEGKVQQDNFHMYEVARMSLAPREVAVHLVTPPGQVPLGGVGEPGVPPIAPALCNAIFAATGQRIRNLPVRYQLQGWNKAQA; encoded by the coding sequence ATGAGCCAGTCCCTGAACGATTTCGCCCTGAGCAACCTCAGCCGGCGTGGCTTTCTCAAGGGCGTTGGCGCCACCGGCGCGCTGGTGCTGGCGGCGACCTGGGGCATGCCCGATGCCTTCGCCGAAGGCGAGAAGAAGTACGGTGCGGACGGCATGCCCAATGGCTGGGTCGACGACCCCAAGGTCTATGTCAGCATCGATGCCGATGGCAGCGTGACGGTGATCTGCAACCGTTCGGAGATGGGCCAGGGCGTGCGCACCAGCCTGAGCATGGTGGTGGCTGACGAGCTGGAGGCCGACTGGGCGCTGGTCAAGGTCCGTCAGGCACCGGGCGATGAGGTGCGTTTCGGCAACCAGGACACCGATGGTTCGCGCAGCATGCGTCACTGGTACGAGCCGATGCGGCGCTGTGGCGCGTCGGCGCGGACCATGTTGGAACAGGCGGCTGCGCAGCAATGGAACGTGCCGGCCAGCGAGTGTCGGGCGCAGTTGCACAAGGTGGTTCACAGCCCGAGTGGGCGCGAACTCGGTTACGGAGCCCTGGCCGCCGCTGCCGGTGCCCTGGCGGTGCCGGCCCGGGAGAGCTTGCGGCTCAAGCAACCCTCGGAGTTCCGCTATATCGGCAAGGAGTCGACGCGGGCCATCGACGGTGCCGATATCGTCAACGGGCGGGCCGTGTACGGTGCCGATATCCATTTCGACAAGATGGTCTATGCCACCGTTGCGCGGCCGCAGGTGTATGGCGGCAAGCTCAAGTCCTTCGATGCGGCGGCTGCCCTGAAGGTGCCGGGTGTGCTCAAGGTCGTGGAAATCGAACCTCGTCCATTGCCGTCCGAGTTCCAGCCGCTGGGTGGCGTGGCGGTGATTGCCAGTAACACCTGGGCGGCGATCAAGGGGCGCGAGGCGCTGAATATCGTCTGGGACGATGGCGACAACGCCAGCTACGACTCGATTGCCTATCGCCAGGAGCTGGAGGCCTCGTCACGCCAGCCGGGCAAGGTGGTACGCAATACCGGCGATGTCGATGAGGCGCTCAAAAGCGCCGACAGCCATTTCGAGGCCGGCTATTACCTGCCGCACCTGTCCCAGTCGCCGATGGAGCCGATGGTCGCCATCGCCCGTTTCAGTGACGGCCAATGCGAGGCCTGGGCACCGACCCAGGCGCCGCAGGTCACCCGTGAGCGAATTGCCGAGCGGCTGGGCATCGGTTTCGACAAGGTCACCGTCAATGTCAGCCTGCTGGGCGGTGGCTTTGGCCGCAAGTCCAAGCCGGACTACGTCATCGAGGCGGCGATCCTGGCCAAGGCAATGCCGGACACGGCGGTGCGGGTGCAGTGGACCCGCGAGGACGATATCCATCATTCCTATTTCCATACCGTGTCGGCGGAATACCTGCGGGCCAGCCTGAACCAGGACGGCACGCCCTCCGGCTGGCTGCACCGCACCGTGGCGCCGAGCATCACGGCGCTGTTTGCGCCGAACATGAACAACGAGGCGGCGTTCGAGCTGGGCATGGGTTTCACCAACATGGCCTACAACATTCCCAACGTCCGCCTGGAGAACCCGGAGGCGAAGGTTCACACCCGGGTCGGTTGGTACCGTTCGGTGTCGAACATTCCCCACGGCTTCGCCATCCAGAGCTTTGTCGACGAACTGGCCCACAAGGCCGGGCAGGATCCACTGGCCTATCAGCTCAAGTTGCTCGGGCCGGATCGTCAGATCGATCCCCGTACCTTGAGTGAACAGTGGAACTATGGGGAATCGCCGGAGCGTTACCCGATCGACACCGGGCGCATGCGCACCGTGCTGGAAACCGCCGCCAAGGCGGCCGGCTGGGGGCGCAAGCTGCCCAAGGGGCGTGGCCTGGGCCTGGCAGTGCACTACAGCTTCGTCACCTATGTGGCGGCCGTGATCGAAGTCGAGGTCAAGGACGATGGCACCTTGATCGTGCACAAGGCCGATATCGCCGTGGATTGCGGGCCGCAGGTCAACCCGGAGCGGATCCGTTCGCAGTTCGAGGGCGCTTGCGTGATGGGCCTGGGCAACGCGGTGTTGGGCGAGATCAGCTTCAAGGAGGGCAAGGTCCAACAGGACAACTTCCACATGTATGAAGTGGCACGCATGTCCCTGGCGCCCCGCGAGGTCGCGGTGCACCTGGTCACGCCGCCGGGCCAGGTGCCGTTGGGCGGTGTCGGTGAACCGGGTGTGCCACCGATCGCCCCGGCGCTGTGTAATGCGATCTTCGCCGCCACTGGCCAGCGTATCCGCAACCTGCCGGTCCGCTATCAGCTGCAAGGCTGGAACAAGGCGCAGGCCTGA
- a CDS encoding (2Fe-2S)-binding protein, translating into MITLKLNGQDHSLDVTEEMPLLWAIRDVAGYTGTKFGCGMGLCGACTVHINGLPARSCITPIGSVVGQNVNTIDDLHSDPVGQAVQQAWLDGGVAQCGFCQGGQIMSATALLKVNPKPSDEQIEEAMLGNICRCGTYNRIKTAIHAAAAHLQEAKA; encoded by the coding sequence ATGATTACCCTGAAACTCAATGGTCAAGACCATTCCCTGGACGTCACCGAAGAGATGCCGCTGCTATGGGCGATCCGCGATGTGGCGGGTTATACCGGGACCAAATTCGGCTGCGGCATGGGCCTGTGTGGTGCCTGTACCGTGCATATCAACGGTTTGCCAGCCCGTTCGTGCATCACCCCGATCGGCTCCGTCGTGGGCCAGAACGTCAATACCATCGACGACCTGCACAGCGATCCGGTCGGCCAGGCGGTACAACAGGCCTGGCTCGATGGCGGCGTGGCGCAGTGCGGCTTCTGCCAGGGTGGGCAGATCATGTCGGCCACGGCCCTGCTCAAGGTCAACCCCAAGCCCAGCGACGAGCAGATCGAAGAGGCGATGCTCGGCAATATCTGCCGGTGCGGGACCTATAACCGCATCAAGACGGCCATTCATGCCGCTGCCGCGCACTTGCAGGAGGCCAAGGCATGA
- the murB gene encoding UDP-N-acetylmuramate dehydrogenase, translating to MSLQPQADVSLKPYNSFGVDVRAQWFAEARDDDDVREALAFAAQRQLPLLVVGGGSNLLLTADIQALVLRMGSRGIRLLSDDGQRVVVEAEAGEPWHPFVLSTLDQGWYGLENLSLIPGTVGAAPMQNIGAYGVEIKDVFAGLTALDRETGELREFSLEQCQFGYRDSLFKHTQGRWLILRVRFALSRAEQLHLGYGPVAERLKEQGVSQPGACDVSRAICSIRSEKLPDPAVLGNAGSFFKNPLVSAAHAAELKQAHPGLVGYPQADGQVKLAAGWLIEAAGWKGFRDGDAGVHRLQSLVLVNHGTATGGQLLALARRIQADIAERFAVELEMEPNLY from the coding sequence ATGAGCCTGCAACCGCAAGCCGATGTTTCCCTCAAGCCCTACAACAGCTTTGGTGTCGACGTGCGCGCGCAGTGGTTCGCCGAGGCCCGGGACGATGACGATGTGCGCGAGGCCCTGGCTTTCGCGGCGCAGCGTCAGTTGCCGCTGCTGGTGGTCGGTGGGGGCAGCAACCTGCTGCTGACCGCTGATATCCAGGCGCTGGTGTTGCGCATGGGCAGCCGTGGCATCCGCCTGCTCAGCGATGATGGCCAACGGGTGGTGGTCGAGGCCGAGGCCGGCGAACCCTGGCATCCGTTCGTGCTGTCGACCCTGGACCAGGGTTGGTACGGCCTGGAGAATCTCAGCCTGATTCCCGGAACGGTAGGCGCTGCGCCGATGCAGAACATCGGCGCCTACGGGGTCGAGATCAAGGACGTGTTCGCTGGCCTGACGGCCCTCGATCGAGAGACGGGCGAGTTGCGCGAGTTTTCTCTGGAACAGTGTCAGTTCGGTTATCGCGACAGCCTGTTCAAGCATACCCAGGGACGCTGGTTGATCCTGCGGGTGCGCTTCGCCCTGAGCCGTGCCGAGCAGTTGCACCTGGGCTACGGTCCGGTGGCCGAACGCCTGAAAGAGCAGGGCGTCAGCCAGCCGGGCGCCTGTGATGTCAGCCGGGCCATCTGCAGTATTCGCAGCGAGAAACTGCCGGATCCGGCGGTGCTCGGCAATGCCGGCAGCTTCTTCAAGAACCCGCTGGTCTCGGCCGCCCACGCTGCCGAACTGAAGCAGGCTCATCCCGGCCTGGTCGGTTATCCACAGGCCGATGGGCAGGTGAAGCTGGCAGCCGGTTGGCTGATCGAAGCCGCCGGCTGGAAGGGTTTTCGCGACGGCGATGCCGGCGTGCACCGCTTGCAGTCGCTGGTGCTGGTCAACCATGGCACGGCCACGGGCGGCCAACTGCTCGCGTTGGCCCGCCGGATCCAGGCCGATATCGCCGAGCGTTTTGCGGTCGAGTTGGAAATGGAGCCGAACCTTTATTGA
- a CDS encoding low molecular weight protein-tyrosine-phosphatase — protein sequence MRVLFVCLGNICRSPTAEGVLRHKLREAGLAELIEVDSAGTGHWHVGKAPDTRSQRAARLRGYDLSAQRARQVGSADFNRFDLILAMDQSNLRNLKLLQPAQDKAELDLFLRRYDAVVDEVPDPYYDEEHGFEQVLDLIEQACDRLVNELKGRL from the coding sequence ATGCGCGTTCTGTTTGTCTGCCTGGGCAACATCTGTCGTTCGCCCACGGCGGAAGGCGTGCTGCGCCACAAGTTGCGCGAGGCCGGTCTGGCCGAACTGATCGAAGTCGATTCCGCCGGGACCGGCCATTGGCATGTCGGCAAGGCCCCGGACACTCGCAGCCAGCGCGCGGCAAGGCTGCGTGGCTATGATCTGTCGGCGCAGCGCGCCCGGCAGGTCGGTAGCGCGGACTTCAATCGCTTCGATCTGATCCTGGCCATGGACCAGAGCAACCTGCGCAACCTCAAGTTGCTGCAACCGGCTCAGGACAAGGCCGAACTGGACCTGTTCCTGCGCCGCTATGACGCAGTGGTCGACGAGGTCCCGGACCCTTACTACGACGAAGAACATGGTTTCGAACAGGTGCTGGACCTGATCGAGCAGGCCTGCGATCGCCTGGTCAACGAACTCAAGGGGCGCCTATGA
- the kdsB gene encoding 3-deoxy-manno-octulosonate cytidylyltransferase — protein MSTPFIVVIPARFSSTRLPAKPLQLIAGKPMIQHTWEQARKSSAQRVVVATDDPRIVAACQAFGAEVLLTREDHESGTDRLAEVASLLGLEPEAIVVNVQGDEPLIPPVVIDQVAANLAAHTEARMATLAEPIEELEALFNPNVVKVVSDVNGLALTFSRATLPWARDDFAKDREHLPEGVPYRRHIGIYAYRAGFLQDFVNWGPCWLETTERLEQLRALWHGVRIHVADALEAPPTGVDTQQDLERVRRLLEA, from the coding sequence ATGAGCACGCCGTTCATCGTCGTGATTCCGGCGCGGTTTTCCTCCACGCGCCTGCCGGCCAAGCCCCTGCAACTGATCGCCGGCAAGCCGATGATCCAGCACACCTGGGAACAGGCGCGTAAAAGCAGCGCCCAACGGGTGGTGGTGGCCACTGACGATCCACGGATCGTCGCCGCCTGCCAGGCCTTCGGCGCCGAAGTGCTGCTGACCCGTGAAGACCATGAGTCCGGCACCGATCGTCTGGCCGAAGTCGCCAGCCTGCTGGGTCTTGAGCCGGAGGCGATCGTGGTCAACGTCCAGGGCGATGAACCGTTGATCCCGCCGGTGGTGATCGACCAGGTCGCCGCCAACCTGGCGGCCCATACCGAAGCGCGCATGGCCACCCTGGCCGAGCCGATCGAAGAGCTTGAGGCCTTGTTCAACCCGAACGTGGTCAAGGTGGTCAGCGACGTCAACGGCCTTGCCCTGACGTTCAGCCGTGCCACCTTGCCCTGGGCCCGAGACGATTTTGCCAAGGACCGCGAGCACCTGCCGGAAGGCGTGCCCTACCGTCGTCACATCGGTATCTATGCCTACCGGGCCGGCTTCCTGCAGGACTTCGTCAACTGGGGGCCGTGCTGGCTGGAAACCACCGAGCGCCTGGAGCAACTGCGGGCGTTGTGGCATGGCGTGCGGATCCATGTGGCCGACGCCCTGGAGGCGCCTCCCACTGGCGTCGACACCCAACAAGACCTCGAACGCGTTCGTCGCTTGCTGGAGGCCTGA
- a CDS encoding Trm112 family protein, which yields MDTKLLDILACPICKGPLKLSADKTELISKGAGLAFPIRDGIPVMLESEARTLSTDERLDK from the coding sequence ATGGACACCAAACTGCTCGATATCCTCGCTTGCCCGATCTGCAAGGGGCCGCTCAAGCTCAGCGCCGACAAGACCGAGCTGATCAGCAAGGGCGCCGGCCTGGCGTTTCCGATTCGCGACGGCATTCCGGTCATGCTGGAAAGCGAGGCGCGTACCCTGAGCACCGATGAGCGCCTGGACAAATGA
- the lpxK gene encoding tetraacyldisaccharide 4'-kinase: MALSDRLLRAWYEGHPALVLLRPLEWLYRRVVDGKRARFVAGEGAIYQPPVPVIVVGNITVGGTGKTPMILWLVEHCRRRGLRVGVVSRGYGARPPSLPWRVRADQDAAVAGDEPLLIVQRNAVPLMIDPDRSRAVQALLAEEKLDLILSDDGMQHYRLARDLELVLIDAARGLGNGRCLPAGPLREPLERLQSVDALMYNGADADRDDGFAFRLQPSSLVNLLSGERKPLAHFAAGQALHAVAGIGNPQRFFNTLETLHWQPVPHAFADHAQYSAQALSFRPPLPLVMTEKDAVKCRAFAAADWWYLAVDAVPSEAFVTWFDTQLLRLLPDRLLP; the protein is encoded by the coding sequence ATGGCTCTCTCGGATCGGTTGTTGCGCGCCTGGTATGAGGGGCATCCGGCCCTGGTTCTGCTGCGTCCGCTGGAATGGCTGTATCGCCGCGTGGTGGATGGCAAGCGGGCGCGCTTCGTCGCAGGCGAAGGCGCTATCTACCAGCCGCCAGTGCCGGTGATCGTGGTGGGGAACATCACGGTGGGCGGTACCGGCAAGACCCCGATGATTCTCTGGCTGGTCGAACATTGCCGACGCCGCGGCCTGCGCGTCGGTGTGGTCAGCCGTGGTTATGGCGCCAGGCCGCCGAGCCTGCCGTGGCGGGTGCGTGCCGACCAGGACGCGGCGGTGGCAGGTGACGAACCGCTGCTGATCGTTCAACGCAACGCTGTGCCGCTGATGATCGACCCGGATCGCAGCCGCGCGGTGCAGGCCCTGCTGGCCGAGGAAAAGCTCGACCTGATCCTCTCCGACGACGGCATGCAGCATTATCGCTTGGCCCGTGACCTCGAACTGGTACTGATCGACGCCGCCCGTGGTTTGGGCAATGGCCGCTGCCTGCCCGCCGGGCCACTGCGCGAGCCGCTGGAGCGACTGCAGAGTGTCGACGCGCTGATGTACAACGGGGCCGACGCCGATCGTGACGATGGTTTCGCCTTTCGCCTGCAGCCGAGCTCACTGGTCAACCTGCTGAGCGGCGAGCGCAAGCCGCTGGCACATTTCGCCGCTGGGCAGGCGCTGCACGCGGTGGCCGGTATCGGCAACCCGCAACGTTTCTTCAATACCCTCGAAACGCTACACTGGCAGCCTGTGCCCCACGCGTTTGCCGATCATGCCCAATACAGCGCCCAGGCCCTGAGTTTCAGGCCGCCGCTGCCGTTGGTCATGACCGAAAAGGACGCGGTGAAGTGCCGGGCGTTCGCCGCCGCCGACTGGTGGTACCTGGCGGTCGATGCAGTGCCTTCCGAGGCGTTCGTGACCTGGTTCGACACCCAATTGCTGCGCCTGTTGCCCGATCGTCTTTTGCCCTAA
- a CDS encoding ExbD/TolR family protein, protein MKFRRKPRETIDINLASLIDVVFVLLLFFVVTTTFTRETQLRVDLPQAVSGSPAEDQLVKQLDIAISADGVFSVNNQILPKNDLSTLMEALQKESAGDTNMPLSISADGKTQHQAVITAMDAAGKLGFSHLRMTTVEAAPAP, encoded by the coding sequence GTGAAATTCCGCCGCAAACCCCGGGAAACCATCGACATCAACCTCGCGTCGCTGATCGACGTGGTCTTTGTCCTGCTGCTGTTCTTTGTGGTCACCACCACCTTTACCCGCGAAACCCAACTGCGGGTCGACTTGCCACAGGCGGTCAGTGGTTCGCCGGCCGAGGACCAACTGGTCAAGCAACTGGATATCGCCATCAGCGCCGATGGGGTGTTCTCGGTGAATAACCAGATCCTGCCGAAGAATGACCTGTCGACCCTCATGGAAGCGCTGCAGAAAGAGTCCGCTGGCGACACCAACATGCCGCTGTCGATCAGTGCCGACGGCAAGACCCAGCACCAGGCCGTGATCACCGCGATGGATGCTGCCGGCAAGCTCGGCTTCAGTCATTTGCGCATGACCACCGTCGAGGCGGCGCCGGCGCCCTGA
- a CDS encoding MotA/TolQ/ExbB proton channel family protein — translation MWELVKSGGWMMLPIILSSIAAVGIVAERLWTLRASRVTPEHLLGQVWVWIRDKQLDKEKLKQLRADSPLGEILAAGLANSKHGREIMKECIEEAAARVIHELERYINALGTIAAMSPLLGLLGTVLGMIDIFSSFMGSGMTTNAAVLAGGISKALITTASGLIVGIPAVFFHRFLQRRIDELVVGMEQQAIKLVEVVQGDRDVEMPEGKA, via the coding sequence GTGTGGGAATTGGTCAAATCCGGCGGCTGGATGATGTTGCCGATCATTCTGAGTTCCATCGCGGCCGTGGGGATCGTCGCCGAGCGTCTCTGGACCTTGCGCGCCAGCCGCGTGACCCCGGAGCATCTGTTGGGGCAGGTCTGGGTCTGGATCCGTGACAAGCAACTGGACAAGGAAAAACTCAAGCAGCTGCGCGCCGATTCGCCCTTGGGCGAAATCCTCGCTGCGGGCCTGGCGAACTCCAAGCACGGTCGCGAGATCATGAAGGAGTGCATCGAAGAAGCCGCTGCCCGGGTGATCCACGAACTGGAGCGCTACATCAATGCCCTCGGCACCATCGCCGCCATGTCGCCGCTGCTCGGTCTGCTGGGTACGGTGCTGGGCATGATCGATATCTTCAGCTCATTCATGGGCTCGGGCATGACCACCAACGCGGCGGTACTCGCCGGTGGTATTTCCAAGGCGCTGATCACCACCGCATCGGGCCTGATCGTCGGTATTCCGGCGGTGTTCTTCCACCGTTTCCTGCAACGCCGGATCGATGAACTGGTGGTCGGCATGGAGCAGCAGGCGATCAAGCTGGTCGAGGTGGTCCAGGGTGACCGTGATGTGGAAATGCCTGAGGGCAAAGCGTGA
- a CDS encoding DNA internalization-related competence protein ComEC/Rec2, which translates to MRTGMLALALGLLSLRFLGQLPPLGLLSGLVLCGLMLLPLRRFALWRYPVALFLFGFSWACLQAHWALADRLAPELEGQTLWLEGRVVGLPENDGAVQRFVLEGATSRRAALPPRLRLAWYGGAPVSGGERWRLAVKLKSPSGLLNPHGFDREAWLLAQRIGATGTVKDGRLLVGSPGSWRDGIRQRLREVDAWGQSATLVALVLGDGSGLAAETWRILQDTGTVHLLVISGQHIGLFAALVYALVAGLARYGLWPRQQPWLPWACGLAFTAALAYGLLAGFGIPVRRACAMIGLVLLWRLRYRHLGVAWPLLLALNLVLLFEPLASLLAGFWLSFAAVAVLIFCFAGRLGRWSVWQTWTRAQWTIALGLLPWLLALGLPISLSGPWVNLVAVPWISLMVLPLALLGTLTLPLPWVGESLLWLAGGLLEILFQGLARVATWVPAWLPETLAPWAWGLSSLGVLLLLLPAGVPLRPLGWPLVAWVVFSPLSRVPEGHAEIWQLDVGQGLAILVRTRHHSLLYDAGPRFGDFDLGQRVVLPSLRKLGVRELDLMLISHADADHAGGALAILNGLPVTSVMSGDAQGLPAQLRAGGCPNGERWQWDGVSFALWQWTDAQDSNQRSCVLQIEAHGERLLLTGDIDIQAEQALLASPLAVSTDWLQAPHHGSRSSSSMAFLQRLKPKAVLISRGRGNSFGHPHSQVMARYRALGMTVHDSAEEGAVRLVLGAFGGVQSQRQEKRFWR; encoded by the coding sequence ATGCGCACAGGGATGTTGGCGCTGGCGCTGGGACTGCTGAGTTTGCGTTTTCTGGGGCAATTGCCGCCGCTTGGGTTGTTGTCGGGGCTGGTGCTGTGCGGCTTGATGCTGTTGCCGTTGCGCCGCTTTGCGCTGTGGCGCTACCCGGTTGCGCTGTTTCTGTTCGGCTTCAGTTGGGCCTGCCTGCAGGCACACTGGGCCTTGGCAGATCGCTTGGCACCCGAATTGGAGGGGCAGACGCTGTGGCTGGAAGGGAGGGTGGTGGGCTTACCGGAAAACGACGGGGCGGTGCAACGCTTCGTGTTGGAGGGTGCAACCTCCCGGCGCGCCGCCTTGCCGCCGCGCCTGCGTCTGGCCTGGTACGGCGGGGCACCCGTCAGCGGCGGTGAGCGCTGGCGGCTGGCGGTCAAGCTCAAGTCACCGAGCGGCCTGCTCAATCCCCATGGGTTCGACCGTGAGGCCTGGCTGCTGGCGCAACGGATCGGCGCCACCGGCACGGTCAAGGATGGCCGGTTGCTGGTTGGCTCCCCGGGCTCCTGGCGCGACGGTATTCGCCAGCGGCTGCGCGAAGTCGATGCCTGGGGGCAGTCGGCGACCCTGGTGGCGCTGGTGCTGGGCGATGGTTCGGGATTGGCGGCCGAGACCTGGCGGATCCTGCAGGACACGGGCACCGTGCATCTGCTGGTGATCTCCGGGCAGCATATCGGGCTGTTCGCCGCGCTGGTCTATGCCCTGGTGGCGGGGCTGGCGCGTTACGGCCTGTGGCCGCGACAGCAACCGTGGTTGCCCTGGGCCTGTGGTCTGGCCTTTACTGCAGCCTTGGCTTACGGCCTGTTGGCGGGGTTCGGTATCCCGGTGCGGCGGGCTTGCGCGATGATCGGCCTGGTGCTGCTCTGGCGCCTGCGTTATCGCCACCTCGGGGTCGCCTGGCCGTTGCTGTTGGCGCTGAACCTGGTGCTGTTGTTCGAGCCCCTGGCCAGCCTGCTGGCGGGTTTCTGGTTGTCCTTTGCCGCCGTGGCGGTGCTGATCTTCTGTTTCGCCGGGAGACTGGGCCGCTGGAGTGTCTGGCAAACCTGGACCCGTGCCCAATGGACTATCGCGCTTGGACTGCTGCCTTGGTTGCTGGCGCTTGGCCTGCCCATCAGTCTCAGTGGCCCGTGGGTCAACCTGGTGGCGGTACCCTGGATCAGCCTGATGGTGTTGCCGTTGGCCTTGCTGGGCACCCTGACCTTGCCGCTGCCCTGGGTGGGTGAGTCGCTGTTATGGCTGGCCGGCGGCCTGCTGGAAATCCTCTTTCAGGGATTGGCGCGGGTGGCAACATGGGTGCCAGCCTGGTTACCGGAAACCCTTGCACCCTGGGCTTGGGGGTTGAGCAGCCTGGGCGTCCTGCTGCTGTTGTTGCCCGCCGGTGTGCCGTTGCGGCCCCTGGGTTGGCCGTTGGTGGCATGGGTAGTGTTTTCGCCATTGTCCAGAGTGCCCGAGGGGCACGCCGAAATCTGGCAACTGGACGTCGGGCAGGGCCTGGCGATCCTGGTCCGTACCCGCCATCACAGCCTGCTGTATGACGCGGGGCCGCGCTTTGGCGATTTCGACCTGGGGCAGCGGGTGGTCTTGCCGTCGCTGCGCAAGCTGGGCGTACGCGAACTTGACCTGATGCTGATCAGCCATGCCGATGCCGACCATGCCGGTGGCGCCTTGGCGATCCTCAACGGTTTGCCGGTGACTTCAGTGATGAGTGGCGATGCCCAGGGCTTGCCGGCGCAATTGCGTGCTGGTGGTTGTCCCAATGGTGAGCGTTGGCAGTGGGACGGAGTGAGTTTTGCGCTCTGGCAATGGACAGACGCGCAAGACAGCAACCAACGCTCCTGTGTACTGCAGATCGAGGCACACGGAGAGCGACTGCTGCTGACCGGGGACATCGACATCCAGGCCGAGCAGGCTTTGCTGGCGAGTCCGTTGGCGGTCAGTACCGACTGGTTACAGGCGCCCCATCATGGCAGCCGCAGTTCCTCCTCGATGGCCTTTCTCCAGCGTCTCAAGCCCAAGGCCGTGCTGATATCACGCGGTCGTGGAAACAGCTTCGGCCACCCGCATTCACAGGTGATGGCCCGTTATCGGGCATTGGGCATGACGGTGCATGACAGCGCCGAAGAGGGGGCGGTACGTCTGGTGTTGGGGGCTTTTGGCGGTGTGCAGTCACAACGCCAGGAGAAGCGTTTCTGGCGTTGA
- a CDS encoding DUF2062 domain-containing protein: protein MPRRLFKRYMPDPQSIREHKHLRFFGRLLHDPNLWHLNRHSVSRAMAVGLFAALMPIPLQMLLAACLAITWRGNLPIAVSLVWLTNPLTMPPIFYCTYKLGAWVMQVPPRSLPDELSWDWISGQLSTLWQPFLLGSVLLGLLLAVLGYCLTMGYWRWWVARQWQRRREQRRNK, encoded by the coding sequence ATGCCGCGTCGCCTATTCAAACGTTACATGCCCGACCCGCAGAGCATCCGGGAACACAAGCACTTACGATTTTTCGGCCGGCTGCTCCATGATCCGAACCTCTGGCACCTCAATCGCCATTCGGTGTCACGGGCCATGGCGGTCGGGCTGTTCGCCGCATTGATGCCCATCCCCCTGCAGATGTTGCTGGCGGCGTGCCTGGCGATTACCTGGCGGGGCAATCTGCCGATCGCCGTCAGCCTGGTATGGCTGACCAACCCGCTGACCATGCCGCCGATCTTCTACTGCACCTACAAACTCGGAGCCTGGGTCATGCAGGTGCCGCCGCGCAGCCTGCCGGACGAACTGAGCTGGGACTGGATCAGCGGTCAGTTGTCGACACTGTGGCAGCCATTTCTGTTGGGTTCGGTGCTGTTGGGACTGCTACTGGCCGTCCTGGGTTACTGCCTGACCATGGGCTACTGGCGCTGGTGGGTAGCTCGGCAGTGGCAGCGGCGCCGGGAACAGCGCCGCAATAAGTGA